CAATAGTTCGGAGGTATCAAAAGTGCTTTAATTGCTATGAAAATGATgctgaaaaatgacatttttttcactattttgacCATAAATTTTGATTCACAAAGAATTTTTAAGTTaggtttgtttcattggaaagtagatATCCTAgtcttcaatttgaacacaagtTTTTCTTAATTTGGATTTAAAGTGATTGAGTTATGGCAATTTGAAGTCAGGTCATCAGTGTAGTTAAAATATTATGGCCCTTCGAGATGAGCAAGCGTATGTAGGTTCTACAAGATTCTTACGTAAGGTTGAGCTTTTGTACATGGCTCAAGGTAGAAATCctacaataaaaatattataatctaAAAATGTTcctaaattaaaatgaaacttgGTCTAGGAAGCAATAAAAAGTACATTAAGCTTCTaattgaaaggaaaagaaacaaaaagtttaCCTCAAAAGTAAGaaaccaaattttattttgactattgCACTTTATTGATTTGCAACAACTTtaccacaccaaaaaaaaaaagaaaaaaaaagaactttgaACTAAAGGACTAATGACCTGAGAAAGGCCTTTGCTAACCAAGAATAAgaagtcaaaggaattttgaaGAAATTTAGATCTAACCACAAATGACAAATCATTATTTACATGTTTATCCTATTTAGCATATAATCACATCATTTTGGATCAAAAATTGAAACATGATGCtgttaaattatcaattgtctcaaaagtttaaattattaggatatggtaaatttaatcatttaacgaCATACTTCTAACACTTCCCCTCACGTGTGGACCGAAACAATCTTTTAATAGGTGAGACCCAACACATGGgaatttaaatgggaggtaaagTGGAGGAGACAATGATCAAACTCAGGATCTcatgctttgataccatgttaattacagattgtcccaaaagcttaagttattgggatatggtaaatttaatcatttagcCACATACTTCTAAcataagcttttgggacaattggtaatttaacatggtatcagagcataaGATCCTGAGTTTGACCATTGTCTTCactctacctctcatttaaaatattaaattcctACTTGTTGGACccccacttattaaggggaAGTTTAGGCCCACaagtgagggggagtgttagaattatggttaagtgattaaactcaccattttctaacagtttaattttttgggacaattggtaatttaacagaTACTTGTGAACGATTGTTGTAATTATAGCTCTCTAGCAATCATGACctctgatgatgccgaaaatatcacCAGTAAGTCACACGGTCCTCGCGCGTTCCAAATAGCACCTGCACAGTAAAAAGAAACGacctagcagagagcaccggtgtggtactggccaaataccctccgaaggtcaagtcagaactattctcactgctctagagtgctagagagggtaaattatgcgtaccttgattcgtgagggtgcttgggtttttgtAGTAGTAGGGGTTGAccccttttccttggagtagaagtcttttccttataggagtctccttgggcgtattttacgggatcctttccatataggaattCCTCTTAGGTTTCACAAAACGTGGAGGGCAAGTCATTTACTTATACACGCAAATGTGGTTAGCAAGCATTCTTTGACTAGTGCCATCAGCTTATATTATGCCTTCGGTCTTCATCCCGTCAGCTTCAAGATCACCCTTCAGCTTTATTATCCCGTCAGCCTATGGGTGCCTCTCCTTACAACTTTATCCCGTCGTCAGTCATTAAACAGGGGCTGACGGCCCAGTAGATACCGTCACTAATAAACCGTCGACTTATCTTACTTAATCAATCtctttttatccttatcagttgccccctactccatataTTCGTCACTTTTCATActgacgggttatggagttAACGTTTCTATTGATTGTCATATTCTTTAAGGAGGCGGGAAAATTATTTACATGGGACTCCTCGAGCCGccgtgcatttaatgctttggaCACGTGGCGAGTTCCCATTGGCTTTGCTTTTGACGAGGGCGTCGCCTCGTCTTCCGCACCCTTCCATTCTATATATAAGGGGGTCCTCCTCCTCATTTCCCCTATTTCATCTTTGCTgatctttgagagagagagcccGTCGCCCTGAATTCCGTCACCTTGTTCCTTAACTTCGTCACCTCGTGCATTGCTGCCCTTGAAGCCGTTCCTCCAAGAAAGTTAACTCACTAGTAAGTTCTATTTCCtctcctctttttatttttacttatgcCTGTATAATTCATTAGTGAGGACGTCAGCTTAGGTGCTTAGATTGGATATGTCACTTGTAGatagtcagatgtcaagtgatGCGTCGTGTGAggagtcgtcagtccgcgaagGAGCGGGCTACAACGAGGCCTTTGGTTTTGGTGATGAGTCAGAGGACTTCTCGCCTTCGTCAGAGAGAGGGACGTCGGCCCGATCTCCTGACGGTGATGAGAGTTATACTGAGGGGGGTAAGGATGAAGTAGAAGAGGGAAGAGGAGAGGATGAAGGTGACAGGGATGATATAAATGTTGACGGAGATGAGGGACCCAGTGAAGGGACTTCAGAGGGTCCAGGAGATAACCATCCTTTCATTCTCCCTGAGGATTGGACCGTCAACAAATTTTTACCTAGGATGAGTGATAAGGTTTTTAGGGAGTTGCGCACTCGTTACCAAATCCCAGACCATATCCTGATCCGTCTCCCTGAAGAGAATGAGAGTTGTTACTCAGGGAGAACTACTGACGTGGGCATGTATGATGTCATGTTTGCTGCGGGCCTGAGATTACCATTGACGGCCCTACACCGTCAACTGGCTGACTTCTTGGGCCTGTCCGTCACTCAAATTGCCCCAAATGCCTGGAGGACTCTCATAGGAGCTGAAATCTTGTGGGGCCGTCTAAGTGGAGGAAACCGTCAGCTTACCTTAGACGAATTCTTTTACTGCTACAGGCCCCATCATATCGCCTCGTCTAAGGGGACATGCCATTTTAATGCCCGGGAGAAAAATTTGAGGCTGGTATCAGATATGCCAGATTCCAATAGGAACTAgaaaagtaaatattttattgttgaaGGGACGGATTGGGTTTGCCGTCAGGAGGAATGGGCGACGATGCCCCATGGTTATTTTGACAACACTTGGGCTTTTGTCAGGGATTCAGGTTAATCCCGTCAACCATGTTCCTTTCGTTTTTAAAGTGACGCTACTaacattctttctcttttttcttttcagctcATACCCGTCCCCACATAACCGACGAACAGGAGGAGTTCATCCGTCGGGTTCTGGAAATCCCTTTGGAGGAACGTAAGTGTAGGGATTTGATCACCCTCGACACTATTCATTTATACTGTGGGGGTCCAGAACCGTCAGCTGAAGCCCGAAAATTGGACGATTTTTCTCGCCGACGTAAGTACTCCTTATCACCTCCGTCAATCTACTCCTCCGTCTCTTGTTCTaactgttagtttttttttcttttgtattgtaGAGATGGAGTCTGCTAAAGAGAGGGTAGGGGTTGTTGCAGCCCgtcagaaggaggagaagagggCAAAAGAGGCAGGGGGGAGACGTCGTCAACCCCTAAGGCCATCACTAAGCAGGCAAAGAGGAAGCCCGACGGGAGTGATGGCCGTCTGGCTAAAAAGGCGACCGTCACTCCTGGGGATGGTGCTGCAAAGGAAAAATCACCTCTCAAGCCAAGCCTCGGTGCGGGCAAAGGGGTAATGACCTCCTTGGGTCCCATCAACGAGGGCCCCTGCCGCCTCCTGACCCACAAGGACTATGCCGTTAGGGAGGTTAAGTCCTTCATAAAGCTGACAGACATAGAGCCTTGTGATCTGTTGGGGACAGAGGATTTAGGGGCGTCAACCCTTTTTGATCTCACCAGGGTATGCTTGCTATCTTTTGGTTGAACtgattttattttgctttgatGAACTTTGATTGACGGTTGTGTTCTTTTCTTAGGCCTTGGTGCGTGTTAAGGCCCTTTAAAACCGTTGCGTCGCGAAGGAGGGAGTCGTCACTCGGGTCCGAAAGCACAATACAAATCTGATGAATGAACAAGGGCAGTACAAGGATGCTGTCCGTATGCTGAATCAAGAGCTGAAGGAAGTCAGGGAGAAGTTGGTAGAGGCTGACCGTCAGAATGACAAGCTCAAGGAGGAAGTGACGGATCTAGGCCAAAGGGTGCAGACGGCTGGGGTTGACACGGTTCGAGACTTTAAAGCGACGCAATCGTTCATTGACCCTTGTGCCGAGTATTATGGCACTGGTTTTGACGATTACCTTAAGCAGGTCGCGTTAGCATTCCCTGAGCTGGACCTGTCCGGAATTACAATGGACGGTGGAGATGACAGCTCCTCTCAGCCTAATCCTACTCCGGAGTCTGACGGTGTTGTTGTCCTAGCCCAACTTGCTGCAAACCCTCCTACTCCTGCTTCCAATACTCCAGCTGCGATTGTAAACATTGAAAATCAGCAAGCTGACGGGAATCCTGCTGACGCTCCCGCTTCTTAGTTctctttatttgtattttaacctTGCATTTCAATAATTTTGCAAACAATCGttgtactttaattttttttgcaaacaatTTTTTAAGTGCCCGTTTGGTTTTCTCGAGGTTTTGTTTGTATACAACTATTTTTATTACATGGTATATCATTCCCGTCGCTTtcgtatatatttttttttaaccagtGATTGAGCCGGACGAAGTCCTGGTAAACATTCCCGTCTGTTTTGGGAACCCTGTCAGTTTTTTGAACTGGTTGGGTGACTCCGTCGATATAGCCTTTTTTGCGACTTATGAGATATCCTTCTTATCTCGTCAATTTCACAAGTTTTCCCCTTGGATTTTCGACCTTGTTCGTCATTTTTCAAGTACCGTTAGTTTGGTTGCACTATCCAAGTAATGGTTCCGTCACTTTTGGCCCGTCGGCTTTGAAGATTCGCCCGTCACTTGTCACCATTTTTATTACTGACCTTAATGTGGCCgtcaattttctaattttcaatcatCTTATGGGCTTAATGTAAGCCCGTTGGTTCTATAATGGCCCCGTCCGTTTGGTGAGACCgttagctttttagctttagtCTGTTATGGGCTTGATGAGCTCGTCATCTTTTGTAGCCCGTTGGTTTTAGAACCTTGTTCATATGATGATAGCCTCATCTATTAGAagggaccgtcagctttttagctttagtCTGTTATGGGCTTGATGAGCTTGTCATCTTTTGTAGGCCCGTTGGTTTTAGGACCTCGTCCATGTGATGATAGCCTCATCTATTAGGtgggaccgtcagctttttagcttttagcctTGATGACCTTGTCATCTTTGTAGGCCTGTTGGTTTTTGAAACCTTGTCCATATGATGGTAGTCTCGTCTGTTTAGTgagaccgtcagctttttagtccgtgtgttatggacttagtcgttttTGTTGTCCACTTTTGTGAACTTAGTTGTCCACTTCTGTGGACTTTAAACCGTAGATTTCTAAAATAGATACTTCAGCAATtttgaataaactcctcttattgccatgcatttgtaaataaaagtaattctAAAATCAAATCCTGCCTTTTGggcttaaaacaaaaaaaaggtattgttgcaaaaactaaagtaaatgataaagCTGAGGAGTAAGACTAAAATTTGCTgcaatgtaaaataaaaaaggttggtcttcatgctgccACTCCTACTGGTAATACTTTCGTAGGTGCTCAGTGTTCCATGGGTGTGACAGTTTCTGTCCTTCTAACGTCTCCAGGTGGTAAATGCATTTTCTTTGCCACGACGTAACTCGGTAAGGTctttcccaattggggccgagtttcccttgggtagggtccctagcggcgcccatgacctttctaagaacgaggtctccaacttggaagtctctgtgtcggacccgagagttgtagtgtttggccatgCGGTCCTGGTACCTAGCAAGCCTTTGTTCTGCCGCCGCCCTaatctcgtccactaggtcgagctaCAGTCACATTGCCTCGTCGTTTTTGTTCTCATCATGGTTGTGCACCCTGTAGCTCGTGAGCCCAACTTCAgctgggatgactgcttcgcttccgtacgtcagtcggaacggtgtctctcctgtgggtgtcCTTgtcgtcgtcctgtatgcccatagtatgcttggcaattcttcaagccatataccctttgccccctcgagctgagtcttgataatcttgagcaaggatcggttcgtgacttcgacctgGCCATTAGtctgagggtgggcgggggaagagtagtggttctttattcctaactgtaagcaaaaatcccggaaggAGTCGTTGTCGAATTGCCTCCCGTTGTCcaagacaaagactctaggaatgccaaatctgcatatgatgcatctccGGACAAAGTTTCGTACGTTCTTCTCCGTAATGGTGGCCAAaacttcagcttccacccattttgtaaagtagtcAATGCCCACCACTAGGAACTTCAGCTGTCATACTactgtagggaatggtcccataatatcTAACCCCCATTGTGTGAACGACCATGGGGCCGTCattggggtcagctcttcggttggttgtctaataatattgctgaacctttggcatttgtcacaggTCCTAACATAAgcttcggcgtccttctgcatggtgggccaatagtaccctgcttgcacaagcttgtgtaccaatgatctAGACCTTGaatggtttccgcagattccttcgtgtacctctctcatgacgtagtctgcctcttccgtacccaagcatctcagatacggtcgggagaagcctcttttgtacagGACGTCTTTTATTAGGACAAACCTTGCCGCCTAGACCTTCAGTTTTCTTGCAGCCTCCTTTTCGTCTGGTGAGACCCCGTCTTTTGAGTATGAAACTAACGGCGTGGTCCAACTACTATCAGAGCCTATTTCCTGCACGTTGCTGGGATCTATTAGTGGAAAAAGCTGgacaaaagagagtacattaccagggatgacCATATGTTTTGCTGAAGCGGCCTTTGCGAGGCAATCGGCTCGCTCGTTTTCTCCTCTGGGAATTTGGACgattttggcttctaggtcatcCATTCTCGCCCTTAATTGATCAAGGTACCTTTTCATCCTTTCGCCCTTGCACTCATAGTCTccatttatttagttagtaatGACCTAAGAGTCgcagtagatgactaccctCGCGGCTCCTGTtgctttggcgaggtcgagtcctgctattAATGCTTCATACTCTGATTAATTGTTGGTAGCGGGGAAGTcaagacggaccatacattcaattgTATCTCCTTCGAGCGATAGTAGCACAATGCCGGCCCCTCCGGCTTGTCTGTTGGATGACTCGTCCGTATATATGGTCCAATGAGCggactcttctgcccccttgtcttcgtcaTGAGTGAATTTTGCTATGAAATCTGCGACGATCTatcccttgatggcggtccgtGAGCGGTACTGGATATCGAATTCGCTTAACTCTATAGCCCATAACTCCAATCGACCCGCAGCCTCAGGATTGCTCATCGCCCGTCGCAAGGGCTTATCAGTCAGGACATTCaccgtatgggcttgaaagtacggtttgagcttgCGGGTGGCCGTAACTAATGCAGAGGCAAGTTTTTCCATAAGCGGGTATCTTTCTTCAACACCACGAAGCGCTCGACTCGCGTAGTATATgggcttttgtattttttcttcttctctgactaAGGCAGCACTGATggctgcgggggagacggctAGATAGAGAAAAGCTCTTCTCCTGGCTGTGACGGGCTCAGCAGTGGTGGGGAGGAGAGATAAGCCTCTAACTCCTCGAACACTTGCTGGCATTCGGCAGTCCACTCGAATGATCTCTTCAGCGTgcggaagaagggcaaacattTGTCCGTCACCCTTGACACAAACCTATTCAGTGTCGCTATTTTTCCGTTGAGactttgcacctccttcacatttcttggtggCGCCATCTCCATAATGGCCCGAATCTTGTTTGGGTTtgcctcgattcccctttgggacaccataaatcctaggaattttcccgccgtcactccaaaggcgcattttcctggattgagcttcatgttgtaagagCGAAGGGTGTTGaatttttctttgagatcttccagatgatcttcctcccttcggCTTTTTACTAGCATATCATCaacgtagacctggacattcctcccaatctgttgtgcgaacattttgttcataagTCTTTGGCACGTTGCCCCtgcgttcttcaggccgaagggcatcactttgtaacagaagaggccttGACTGGTCACGAATGAAGTTTTTACTTGATTAActtcgtgcattcggatttagttgtaccccgagaaagcgtccatgaagctcagcaactggtgtcgggccgttgagtctactaggacgtcgTCCCTTGGGAGGGAATAGCTATCTTTGGAGCAGTttttgttaaggtcggtgaagtccacacacatccgccatttcccgctagcttttttgaccattactacgtTCGCTAGCCAATCGAGATAGTatacttccctaatgaagcttGCTTCCTATAGTTTTCGGACTTCTTCTACTATGGCCCGATCTCATTCGGGGGCGAACACTCTCTTCTTCTATCGGACAGGTGGAAAAAGGGGCGATACATTCAACCTATGCACCATGACTGAAGGgtctattcctggcatatcttcatgactcCAGGCGAATACGTCTTGATTGCCTCTGAGGAAGGTTATGAGCTCTTAACGGATTGCAGGGTTAGCgagtgttccaattttggtcaTTCGGCCAGGATCGAaactgtcaaggggtatctCTTCTAGCTTCTCTACTggctccgttaccgtccggtgctcttctatactcaaagcctgaacctgatcctccatttccatcatggctaCATAGCATTCACGCGCGGCCATCTGACTTCCGCGcagctcccctactccgtagtcagtaGGGAACTTAATCATTAGGTGGTAGGTTGAAGTTACCGCCTTCCATGAATTGAGCGTGGGTCATTCGAGGATAGTGTTGTAGGCAGACGAGCAATCGACCgccaagaatgttacgtccttggttaTCTGCTGAGGGTAATCGCCTACCATTACAGATAATGTGACCGCGCCTAGGGGGAATACCCGGCTCCCTCCGAAGCCCACGAGTGGGGCATTTGTCGGAATCAATCGCTCCCTGTTGATCCTCATCTGTTGGAACGCCGGGTAGTATAAaatatctgctgaactgccgttgtcgaccaacacccgGTGCATGTTGTAATCTTCTACCCGTAAGCTGACGACGAGCgcatcgtcatgtggatggtgaaggcatCGTGCATCCTCTTCTGAGAACCCAATTATGGGGCCTTCTCTTTATGCTATCTTCGGCATAACTCCCATcagctgaacattttgtaccatcTGAAGGTAGGTTTTGCGGGCCTTTTTAGATGACCCGGCGACAGCCgttcctcctacgatcatccttatgtcccttATCGGGGGCCTCTGTCGCTCATTATCCCGTCGGGGGTGTTGGTCTTATGGGGGTGGATCCGTtttctccttgctaacgaacTTCTGCAattttccttgtctgataaagGCCTCAATCTGCTACTttaggtcatagcaatcagcaGTATCGTGACCATGGTCGCGGTGGAAACGACAATACTTATCCCTAGAacgtttgttgggatcactcttcagctttcccgggaACGTCAGAGCCtcctcgtccttgatttgcataaggacttgatctatcggggctgtcAACGGAGTGAAGCTCGTGAATCTTCCCCCCAAGGGCTTAGGGCACCTCTCATCCCTTCGGTCTCCCATCCTTGCTTTCTTTCGGCCTTGGTCCTACCGAGTGTCTTCCtgcctctctcttttctttggccTCTCTTCTCGGGcccgtcttcagcgttcatatactttgtggcctGGTAAAGTACTTCCAACATGGTCTTTGGATCGTTTTTATacagggagaacaaaaacttacccttcttCAGGCCATTCGTGAACGCTACGATAAGTATCTTAttgtcggcttcgtcgatcgagagtgccTCCTTATTGAAGTGGGATATGTAGGCTCTTAAAGTTTCATCCTCTCGCTGCTTGATACTCATCAAacaagccgtagacttcttgtaccgatggcctCTGATGAAGTGCGCGGTAAATTGAGCGCTAAGTTCTTTGAAGGTGTTGATGGAGTTCGGTGTCAGTtggctgaaccaaattctcgcCGCGCCCTTCAGCGTTgcagggaaggccctacacatgatcgcGTCtactactccttgaaggtgcatcaaggtcttgaaTGTCTCTAGGTGGTCCAGAGGGTCCCTGACCCCatcataactgtctatctgtggcatgcggaacttactcagcagggggaaggagttgacgggggtggtgaacggcgagtcagttcggttgactaggtcgtcaagatcactggACACTCGCCCATTGAGAGCGtccatcataacctccatttgttccttcatcgcctgcatctctgcgATAATAGGTGGCGGAGCCGTATCTGCGAGGGAAGGGAGGCTCACGTTCTGTCGCTCTGGTTTGCTCAGGGCGTTACTGGCCTGGGGTCCCTCTTGGTTTCTTTTGTCAACGCCGGTTCCTTCTTGATCAACTCCTTGGTTGTCCGGTGCTGCATTTTTCTAGTGCAGCTGCTCTTCCAGGTCGCGATTTTGTCTGGTGAGGCGTTCCACGGCCGCGGTGAGAGTCTTAACCTGCTTCTCGAGGGTGGTCGTGGGTGGTTCCTCTTCTTGAATgtcgttagtggttgccatTGAGCGGGTGAGCACCATGCAACTTTTTTCCGAGAAGCGGTAATATGACTTTACACTACATGAGTTCCCACAGACAGtaccaactgatgatgccgaaaatatcacTAGTAAGTCACACGGTCCTCGCGCGCTCCAAATAGTACCTGCACAGTAAAAAGAAAGGacctagcagagagcaccggtgtggtaccggccaaataccctccgaaggtcaagtcagaactattctcactgctctagagtgctagagagggtaaattatgcataccttggtTCGtaagggtgcttgggtttttatagtagtaggggTTGACCcattttccttggagtagaagtcttttccttataggagtctccttgggcgtattttgagggatcctttccatataggaattCCTCTTAGGTTTCACAAAACGTGGAGGGCAAGTCATTTACTTATACACGCAAACGTGGTTAG
This genomic stretch from Quercus robur chromosome 4, dhQueRobu3.1, whole genome shotgun sequence harbors:
- the LOC126722219 gene encoding uncharacterized protein LOC126722219 translates to MPQIDSYDGVRDPLDHLETFKTLMHLQGVVDAIMCRAFPATLKGAARIWFSQLTPNSINTFKELSAQFTAHFIRGHRYKKSTACLMSIKQREDETLRAYISHFNKEALSIDEADNKILIVAFTNGLKKGKFLFSLYKNDPKTMLEVLYQATKYMNAEDGPEKRGQRKERGRKTLGRTKAERKQGWETEGMRGALSPWGEDSRASLR